The following coding sequences lie in one Oryctolagus cuniculus chromosome 7, mOryCun1.1, whole genome shotgun sequence genomic window:
- the PDPN gene encoding podoplanin isoform X1, with protein MWKARILLLLLGSAGLWAPAAAGAVTSLPEDEVVTPGVDGGTGLTGVEDNVVTRGAREDHSEPHGVTALVPTNAESVTSHHFEDHSFLHSTVPAHKESQKPTTPNAATSRSMEKAGEEPDTTIEKGGLATVTLVGIIVGVLLAIGFVGGIVIVVVRKMSGRYSP; from the exons ATGTGGAAGGCGCGCattctgctgctgctcctgggcagTGCAGGGCTCtgggcgccggcggcggcgggag CCGTCACGTCCCTGCCGGAAGACGAGGTTGTGACTCCGGGTGTGGACGGTGGCACGGGACTCACAGGGGTAGAAGATAATGTGGTGACCAGAGGCGCCAGGGAAGATCACTCAGAGCCTCACGGTGTCACAGCTCTG GTGCCAACAAATGCAGAGAGTGTTACAAGCCATCACTTCGAGGATCACTCATTCCTGCACAGCACAGTCCCTGCCCATAAAGAGAGCCAGAAACCAACGACCCCAAATGCGGCTACGAGTCGGTCCATGG AGAAAGCGGGTGAAGAGCCAGACACAACCATTGAGAAAG GTGGTTTGGCGACAGTGACGCTGGTTGGAATCATAGTTGGGGTCTTACTAGCCATCGGCTTCGTGGGTGGGATCGTCATCGTCGTTGTGCGGAAAATGTCGGGAAGGTACTC GCCCTGA
- the PDPN gene encoding podoplanin isoform X2 — protein sequence MWKARILLLLLGSAGLWAPAAAGAVTSLPEDEVVTPGVDGGTGLTGVEDNVVTRGAREDHSEPHGVTALVPTNAESVTSHHFEDHSFLHSTVPAHKESQKPTTPNAATSRSMEKAGEEPDTTIEKGGLATVTLVGIIVGVLLAIGFVGGIVIVVVRKMSGRP from the exons ATGTGGAAGGCGCGCattctgctgctgctcctgggcagTGCAGGGCTCtgggcgccggcggcggcgggag CCGTCACGTCCCTGCCGGAAGACGAGGTTGTGACTCCGGGTGTGGACGGTGGCACGGGACTCACAGGGGTAGAAGATAATGTGGTGACCAGAGGCGCCAGGGAAGATCACTCAGAGCCTCACGGTGTCACAGCTCTG GTGCCAACAAATGCAGAGAGTGTTACAAGCCATCACTTCGAGGATCACTCATTCCTGCACAGCACAGTCCCTGCCCATAAAGAGAGCCAGAAACCAACGACCCCAAATGCGGCTACGAGTCGGTCCATGG AGAAAGCGGGTGAAGAGCCAGACACAACCATTGAGAAAG GTGGTTTGGCGACAGTGACGCTGGTTGGAATCATAGTTGGGGTCTTACTAGCCATCGGCTTCGTGGGTGGGATCGTCATCGTCGTTGTGCGGAAAATGTCGGGAAG GCCCTGA